A window from Cryptomeria japonica chromosome 1, Sugi_1.0, whole genome shotgun sequence encodes these proteins:
- the LOC131044619 gene encoding UDP-glycosyltransferase 85A7-like, whose product MVPFPVQGSINPLMNLAHLLSSRGVFITFVNTEWSHNRMSRAAATATSTFKFLIIPDGLPPHHNRLSYLPEYAMALENLGPILEHHLLCSLSDGAPPITYIIMKNFMSCTHHVTNKLEVP is encoded by the coding sequence ATGGTGCCTTTCCCTGTGCAAGGCAGTATCAATCCTCTTATGAATTTGGCTCACCTCCTCTCTTCAAGAGGAGTTTTCATCACTTTCGTAAACACAGAGTGGAGCCACAACCGCATGTCAAGAGCAGCTGCAACTGCCACCTCCACATTTAAGTTTCTCATCATTCCAGATGGGTTGCCACCTCATCATAACCGTCTCTCCTATCTTCCCGAGTATGCGATGGCATTGGAAAATCTTGGCCCCATCTTGGAGCATCATTTGTTGTGCAGCTTATCGGACGGAGCTCCTCCAATCACTTACATTATAATGAAAAATTTCATGTCTTGCACTCACCATGTAACCAACAAGCTGGAAGTGCCTTGA